DNA sequence from the Triticum aestivum cultivar Chinese Spring unplaced genomic scaffold, IWGSC CS RefSeq v2.1 scaffold266847, whole genome shotgun sequence genome:
TGCACCTCACCATCTCGgcggccgccgacgagcaccatcTCGCCGTCGTGGTTCATGGACACCAGCTCCACGCGCGCGGGCTTCCCGAACCCGAAGTCAGCCGCCTCGTAGGCCCGGAAccgagggctcgccgccacgttgGTCAGCCGCTGGAACGGCAGCCGCATCAGCTTCTGCATCCACCCCTTGTCCGTCCCGGACAGCGGTGCCGCCTCCATCTCCGCCACCGCGGCCTGCACAGCCCGCGCCGCGTGGAGGATGCCCGCCTGGCCGAGGAGATCCGCCGCGTCGGCGCAGCTCGCCAGGCACGCGCGCACGCAGTTGCCGAGGTAAGCCTCGCTGACACGCGGGTCGAGGCGGGAGCGCAGGTCGGCGAGGAACGCCAGGTACGTGTCGTCCCCGGCGCCGAGCCCCTTGGAACGAACGAACGCCGTCCAGCTCAGCGCCGCCAGCGCCACGAACGTTGACACTGGTTTCGGCTGGGGCGCGTCGCCACCGGCGGCAGTAGACTCGGCGGAGGCGAGGTCGTCGATCCGCCGCCTAAGCGACCGGATCTCGTCGGCGCCGAGGTAGAACGTTCGGCGCGCCAGCAGGAACCGCTGGCTGAAGTCGTACTGCCCCCTCACCTGCGAGGATGTATGCCAATGTCAACAAAACACAAGGCTCGCTTCGCTTGATGGCTCCGAAAATTACCTTTGGGAGATTGGGCGCGACGGTCTTTAGCATCTCGCGGGCGAGCTCGTCGGCGTTCGGGTGTGAGATGACGTCGCGGCTGTAGTGTGGCGGGCCGAGGACCTTGGTGACTGGGGAGCCCTCGCGGGCAGCGGAAGACCAAGCCTCCATGAATCGCCACACGGCGCGTCCGTCGGCTACTGCGTGGTGCACAGACAGGCCGACCGCCAGGCCGCCGCTTAGACGAGTGGCCTGTACTGACAGCACGGGCGCCGGGAGCACCCGTGCATCGAGCTCCGGCACGAGGCTCAGGAATGCGAGGGTGTCGTGCGCCTCGTCGCCAGCTAGACGATGCACATCCATGCCGCCCTCGGCCTCGATGAAGGCGACCCCGGCGTTGGTGCAGTCCACGAAGGCGTCCCCGGTCTCCGCCACGTACTCCAGCGTCCCCGCCAGGGGCAGGTAGTGCGCCAGCGTGTCCGCGAGAGCGCGCTTGAGTCGCTCGACCACAGCCTGGAAGCCGTCGTCACTGCCGCCATCCTCCCCAAGCTGGTACAGGAACACCCGCTGGATCGGCGGCAGCACGACCCACAACGAATCAAGGAAGGAAAGTTTCACGCGTTCCCCGCGCTGCCCCTGCCCGAGCACCGACGGCGCAACCCGGGAAACGGCGACAGCCCGCACGGGCGCGGCCTTGGCGGCGGCGTGGGAGCTTGCCTCGTCCATCCCGACCGGCCGGCACCGCACTTACTGGTTGTTCGCCGGAGAGCTAGATGGGTATGAAAAGACTGATAGATGCGCCGCGCTCTTATAGCGGTGGTGGGCGTCTTCTTGGGCAGGCACAAGGAAGACGGAAGCTGGACCTACGATGAGAACAAAACTGGATGATCCGGCGTTACGCATGATATGCGGTGGTGCGGTCTGCGGTGGAATGGAATACGTGCCGGGTGTAAACACATCCTCACATAGCCACCCA
Encoded proteins:
- the LOC123172304 gene encoding phenolic glucoside malonyltransferase 1-like, producing MDEASSHAAAKAAPVRAVAVSRVAPSVLGQGQRGERVKLSFLDSLWVVLPPIQRVFLYQLGEDGGSDDGFQAVVERLKRALADTLAHYLPLAGTLEYVAETGDAFVDCTNAGVAFIEAEGGMDVHRLAGDEAHDTLAFLSLVPELDARVLPAPVLSVQATRLSGGLAVGLSVHHAVADGRAVWRFMEAWSSAAREGSPVTKVLGPPHYSRDVISHPNADELAREMLKTVAPNLPKVRGQYDFSQRFLLARRTFYLGADEIRSLRRRIDDLASAESTAAGGDAPQPKPVSTFVALAALSWTAFVRSKGLGAGDDTYLAFLADLRSRLDPRVSEAYLGNCVRACLASCADAADLLGQAGILHAARAVQAAVAEMEAAPLSGTDKGWMQKLMRLPFQRLTNVAASPRFRAYEAADFGFGKPARVELVSMNHDGEMVLVGGRRDGEVQASVSMDPAHMDAFKACILG